One Mycoavidus sp. HKI genomic region harbors:
- the gcvH gene encoding glycine cleavage system protein GcvH, whose protein sequence is MKLPADLQYTESHEWVRLETDGTVTIGITDHAQEALGDIVFLELPTEGTKIAAGKSLAVIESVKAASDIYAPISGEVLEINEKLAEEPGAVNADPYAAWLLKLKPSEQAELASLMSAEAYRQSLGG, encoded by the coding sequence ATGAAACTTCCAGCAGATTTACAATACACTGAATCGCATGAGTGGGTGCGGCTTGAGACCGATGGTACTGTCACCATCGGTATTACTGATCATGCGCAAGAGGCGCTGGGCGATATCGTCTTTTTAGAGTTGCCGACTGAAGGTACCAAGATTGCCGCTGGCAAGTCGTTAGCGGTGATTGAATCCGTTAAAGCAGCTTCTGATATTTATGCGCCTATATCGGGTGAGGTCCTTGAAATAAACGAGAAGTTGGCGGAGGAACCTGGCGCCGTCAATGCCGATCCATATGCTGCTTGGCTGTTGAAACTTAAACCCTCTGAGCAGGCAGAACTTGCGTCATTAATGAGTGCTGAAGCATACCGCCAATCGCTTGGCGGTTAG
- a CDS encoding TDT family transporter, with translation MMIPLPLNRLSHPRELIRQFTPNWFTATMGTGIVALALARFPFPINGVKATGEVLWFINIGLFIVCSLLYAARWIFFFDGAKRIFQHSAMGMFFGAIPMGLATILNGFLIFGTERWGHTAVEIATLLWWLDAALALLCAWLIPFLMFTRQTHTLQNMTAIWLLPIVAAEVTAASGGLLLGYLPANPASSAILFFSYALWGTSVLPALGILAILFLRMVLHKLPGRDMAVSSWLAMGPIATGALGLLQLGEQAPRILVAPELIDVGRLAESTGVIGACILWGYGLWWLVIAILTTLHYLRQGLPFNMGWWAFTFPIGVYALATLTLARITEVGLFAILGAIFVCMLLGFWLIVTGRTLVGIYHGTLFVAPCLEGSGK, from the coding sequence ATGATGATTCCACTCCCCCTGAATCGCTTGTCGCATCCGCGTGAATTGATCCGGCAATTTACGCCTAATTGGTTTACCGCCACGATGGGTACAGGTATTGTTGCCTTGGCATTGGCGCGCTTCCCCTTTCCAATCAATGGCGTAAAGGCAACAGGTGAGGTGCTTTGGTTTATCAATATCGGCTTATTTATAGTGTGTAGCCTGTTGTATGCGGCACGCTGGATATTTTTCTTTGATGGGGCCAAACGTATTTTTCAGCATAGCGCGATGGGTATGTTTTTTGGTGCGATCCCGATGGGTCTCGCTACCATCCTCAACGGTTTCTTGATTTTTGGCACTGAACGTTGGGGACACACGGCGGTCGAGATCGCTACCCTCCTGTGGTGGCTGGATGCAGCGCTGGCTCTGCTCTGTGCATGGCTAATTCCGTTTCTTATGTTTACCCGCCAAACCCACACGTTGCAAAACATGACGGCCATTTGGCTGCTGCCGATTGTGGCGGCGGAAGTGACCGCTGCATCGGGTGGTTTGCTGCTGGGCTATTTGCCAGCGAATCCAGCATCTAGCGCTATTTTGTTTTTCAGCTATGCGCTTTGGGGTACTTCAGTTTTGCCAGCCTTGGGGATCTTGGCCATTTTGTTTCTACGTATGGTGCTACATAAATTGCCCGGACGTGATATGGCTGTCTCAAGCTGGCTTGCAATGGGCCCGATTGCCACGGGTGCGCTCGGTCTGCTGCAACTGGGTGAACAAGCACCCCGTATTCTGGTTGCGCCAGAACTTATCGATGTCGGGCGACTTGCCGAAAGTACCGGGGTCATCGGCGCCTGTATCTTGTGGGGCTATGGTTTGTGGTGGTTGGTTATCGCAATTTTGACCACCTTGCATTATCTGCGGCAAGGATTACCTTTTAACATGGGGTGGTGGGCGTTTACCTTTCCAATCGGTGTCTATGCGTTGGCAACATTGACATTGGCGCGGATCACGGAGGTCGGATTGTTTGCCATACTGGGTGCGATTTTCGTCTGCATGTTGCTCGGTTTCTGGCTGATCGTTACCGGGCGCACCTTGGTGGGCATTTATCACGGCACGCTATTTGTTGCACCCTGCCTTGAAGGTTCAGGAAAGTAG
- the gcvT gene encoding glycine cleavage system aminomethyltransferase GcvT produces the protein MTELKKTPLYATHCASHARIVDFGGWAMPLHYGSQLDEHQAVRTDAGMFDVSHMCVIDIGGTVGSDDVRTFLRYVLANDIDKLKAPGRALYSCMLNVHGGVIDDLIVYLVREDLFRVVVNAATAEQDIVWLNQLNAEGEFGVTLMPRRDLAMIAVQGPHACEKVLQAVPAVRSATEALQPFGFAIVPATPYGEMLLARTGYTGEDGFELIVAADAVTALWLKLAEAGVRPCGLGARDTLRLEAGMNLYGQDMDINTSPLDAGLGWTVELVAARDFVGKAALLRAGCRATFAGLVLCETGGVLRAHQTVLTAAGEGEITSGTFSPVLQQSIAFARMPLEVQVGDLVQVQIRNKQLAARVVNLPFVRHGKALVN, from the coding sequence ATGACTGAATTGAAAAAAACCCCTCTTTACGCGACGCACTGCGCGTCCCATGCTCGTATCGTTGATTTTGGCGGCTGGGCAATGCCGCTGCATTATGGCTCGCAGCTTGATGAGCATCAGGCAGTACGTACGGATGCAGGCATGTTCGATGTCTCGCATATGTGTGTGATTGATATTGGCGGTACTGTCGGCAGTGATGATGTGCGCACTTTTTTGCGCTACGTGCTGGCCAATGATATTGACAAACTCAAAGCCCCCGGGCGTGCATTGTATTCGTGTATGCTTAATGTGCACGGTGGCGTCATTGATGATCTAATCGTTTACTTGGTTCGTGAAGACCTATTTCGCGTCGTTGTGAATGCAGCAACGGCTGAGCAAGATATTGTCTGGCTTAACCAATTAAATGCTGAAGGCGAGTTTGGCGTTACGCTGATGCCGCGGCGTGATTTGGCGATGATTGCAGTGCAGGGTCCGCACGCCTGTGAAAAAGTATTGCAGGCAGTGCCTGCTGTGCGTAGTGCAACCGAAGCACTGCAGCCATTTGGTTTTGCGATTGTGCCGGCTACGCCATACGGCGAAATGTTGCTGGCGCGTACCGGTTATACGGGCGAAGATGGTTTTGAGCTTATCGTTGCGGCTGATGCGGTCACCGCCTTGTGGCTAAAGCTGGCTGAGGCGGGTGTGCGTCCGTGTGGTTTGGGCGCGCGCGATACGTTGCGGCTTGAAGCAGGCATGAATTTATATGGCCAGGATATGGACATTAACACCTCGCCGCTTGATGCGGGCTTAGGATGGACAGTCGAGTTGGTGGCAGCTCGAGATTTTGTTGGCAAGGCCGCGTTATTGCGCGCTGGCTGCCGAGCAACCTTCGCGGGTCTCGTATTGTGCGAGACGGGTGGAGTTTTGCGGGCGCATCAAACTGTGTTGACAGCAGCGGGTGAAGGAGAAATTACAAGTGGTACGTTTTCACCCGTATTGCAACAGTCGATTGCCTTTGCGCGTATGCCATTAGAGGTGCAGGTAGGGGACCTGGTACAGGTCCAAATTCGTAACAAACAATTAGCTGCGCGTGTTGTGAACTTGCCTTTCGTACGTCATGGCAAAGCGCTGGTCAATTGA
- a CDS encoding cation:proton antiporter, producing the protein MQHTIGFIHDLAVIMLIAGIVTVLFHRFKQPVVLGYIAAGVIIGPHTPPFELIGDETSIHTLGELGVVFLMFSLGLEFSLRKLAKVGATAIVAALSEIVLMLWLGYEIGCWFGWKTMDALFLGAMLAISSTTIIVKALDELGLKRERFAQTVFGILIVEDILAIAMIALLSGIASSGSVDAGSVVITLARLMLFMVVSLVLGLLLVPRLLQYVASFKRDEMLLITVLGLCFGFCLIVLKLGYSIALGAFLIGAIMAESRALHSIERVVAPLRDMFSAIFFVTIGLMLDLRALVDYAWPIAVITTVVVFGKILTCGLGTFVAGCDGRTSMRVGMSVAQIGEFSFIIAALGVSLHVTSDFLYPVAVAVSALTTLFTPYLIRAADPLTQRIAEILPRPFVSLFSNYAQWLSNLQLTGDNAAVFRLVRSIVLQIAVNLALVAAIFIGVSYFAIRIDDWVNARVPDERVQNVLWWSAALAISMPFLVAIYRKLKSLALLLAEISVRPVVTGRFTTSIRYALAELVPAIAMFGVFLWVTALSGRILPPVDLLIAVLACAALLLVVLWRWFVRVHARLQIVLRETFDNNQDHG; encoded by the coding sequence ATGCAGCATACCATTGGTTTTATTCATGACCTTGCGGTGATCATGTTGATCGCCGGCATTGTTACTGTGCTTTTTCATCGCTTCAAGCAGCCGGTTGTGCTTGGCTATATTGCCGCAGGGGTGATTATTGGGCCCCATACGCCGCCGTTTGAGTTAATTGGCGATGAGACATCCATTCATACGCTGGGTGAGCTTGGCGTGGTTTTTCTAATGTTCTCGCTCGGGCTTGAATTCAGTTTGCGCAAGCTTGCCAAAGTGGGCGCCACAGCGATTGTCGCTGCGTTATCAGAGATTGTGCTGATGTTGTGGCTAGGCTATGAAATCGGCTGCTGGTTCGGCTGGAAAACCATGGATGCGCTTTTTCTTGGAGCCATGCTGGCGATTTCATCGACCACCATTATTGTCAAAGCGTTAGACGAACTTGGCTTGAAACGTGAACGTTTTGCGCAAACCGTATTTGGCATTCTGATTGTTGAGGATATTCTTGCTATTGCGATGATTGCCTTGCTGTCCGGAATTGCGAGCAGTGGCTCGGTAGATGCCGGCAGTGTCGTGATCACTCTGGCACGCCTAATGTTGTTTATGGTCGTATCGTTAGTGCTCGGGTTATTGCTGGTGCCGCGTCTATTACAATATGTAGCGAGTTTTAAACGCGATGAAATGTTGTTAATTACGGTGCTTGGCTTGTGCTTTGGTTTTTGCTTAATCGTGCTCAAGCTTGGTTATAGTATTGCACTTGGGGCCTTCTTAATTGGTGCGATTATGGCTGAATCGCGTGCGCTGCATTCGATTGAGCGGGTGGTTGCGCCGCTACGCGATATGTTTAGCGCAATCTTTTTCGTGACGATCGGGCTGATGCTTGATTTACGCGCATTGGTCGACTATGCATGGCCGATTGCAGTGATTACAACCGTGGTAGTGTTTGGCAAAATTCTGACTTGTGGACTTGGCACTTTCGTTGCGGGCTGCGATGGCCGCACCTCAATGCGAGTCGGCATGAGCGTGGCGCAAATTGGCGAGTTTTCGTTCATTATTGCGGCGTTGGGCGTGTCTTTGCATGTTACAAGCGATTTTCTTTACCCGGTTGCGGTTGCAGTTTCTGCTCTGACAACGCTCTTTACACCTTATTTGATTCGAGCCGCTGATCCGTTGACGCAACGCATTGCGGAAATATTGCCCCGTCCGTTTGTAAGCTTGTTTTCTAATTACGCGCAATGGTTATCGAACTTACAACTCACCGGCGATAACGCTGCGGTCTTTAGACTGGTGCGCAGTATTGTGTTACAGATTGCGGTGAACCTTGCGCTGGTTGCGGCCATTTTTATCGGTGTTTCTTATTTTGCGATCCGCATCGATGACTGGGTTAACGCCCGAGTGCCCGATGAACGTGTCCAAAACGTTTTGTGGTGGAGTGCAGCGCTGGCTATCTCGATGCCTTTTCTAGTTGCGATCTACCGCAAGCTTAAATCGCTGGCGCTCTTATTAGCCGAAATTAGCGTACGGCCTGTAGTCACGGGACGCTTTACCACCAGTATCCGGTATGCGCTGGCTGAGCTTGTGCCCGCGATCGCGATGTTTGGCGTATTTTTATGGGTGACGGCTTTGAGCGGGCGTATTCTGCCTCCTGTCGATTTGTTGATTGCAGTTTTAGCCTGTGCAGCACTTTTGCTGGTGGTACTGTGGCGCTGGTTTGTGCGAGTTCACGCTAGGTTGCAAATTGTGCTACGTGAAACTTTTGACAATAACCAAGATCATGGTTAG
- the elbB gene encoding isoprenoid biosynthesis glyoxalase ElbB, with the protein MKRIGVVLSGCGVFDGAEIHESVLTLLAIERAGAQAICFAPDKKQLHVINHLSGETTTESRNVLVEAARIARGKITALSDADPTLLDALVLPGGSGVAKNLSDFATQGSDCFIEQELSQLIQEMYKAGKPTGFICIAPALIPKLFKNLTEQPVSLTIGNDSHLAAMLDQAGGQHVICATNAIVVDSRYKVVTTPGYMLEGASIAEVAQGIDALVKKVLELTSV; encoded by the coding sequence ATGAAACGAATTGGCGTAGTTTTAAGTGGTTGTGGTGTTTTTGATGGTGCTGAAATACATGAGTCAGTATTAACTTTACTGGCCATAGAACGTGCTGGCGCGCAGGCTATTTGTTTTGCGCCAGATAAAAAGCAACTTCATGTTATTAATCACTTATCTGGTGAAACGACTACAGAAAGCCGTAATGTTTTGGTAGAAGCGGCGCGTATCGCTCGCGGTAAAATCACTGCTCTTTCTGACGCTGATCCCACTTTGTTAGATGCTCTGGTTTTACCCGGTGGTTCTGGGGTAGCGAAAAACTTAAGCGACTTTGCTACGCAGGGAAGCGATTGCTTTATTGAACAAGAGCTTAGTCAATTAATACAAGAAATGTATAAAGCTGGCAAACCCACTGGATTCATCTGTATTGCCCCGGCACTAATCCCTAAATTATTCAAAAATCTGACAGAGCAACCAGTGAGCCTAACCATTGGTAATGACAGTCATTTGGCGGCAATGCTTGATCAAGCGGGAGGGCAGCATGTTATTTGTGCGACGAATGCGATTGTGGTCGACAGTAGGTACAAAGTGGTGACTACGCCAGGGTATATGCTCGAAGGCGCATCAATCGCAGAGGTTGCGCAAGGGATTGATGCTCTGGTTAAGAAGGTCTTGGAATTAACTTCCGTGTAA
- a CDS encoding L-threonylcarbamoyladenylate synthase: MPVDESGIAQAAHLLERGELLAFPTETVYGLGADAENPAAIARIYTAKGRPRNHPVIVHLAPNADLAYWVSGALPLSARALIDAFWPGPLTLILPRAAHIPDAVSGGQASIGLRCPSHPIAQALLRAFRGPGGLRSGGQGGVAAPSANRFGRVSPTCAQHVYDEFGAAIPVLDGGACEVGIESTILDLSRGFPALLRPGEISAEQLAAVLGEMPQLPVQPNEAPAKEGKKALLHASSGERAPRVSGTLRAHYAPRIPLALLTADEMMQALSRRRHGESVAVVARARLAARCAVQWAECAEVRIIAAAEEPHAYAQELYSLLRTLENTDAERILIEQLPAEPEWAALNDRLGRAAAAFNLSES; this comes from the coding sequence TTGCCCGTTGACGAAAGCGGCATTGCGCAGGCGGCCCACTTGCTGGAAAGGGGAGAGTTGCTCGCGTTTCCAACTGAGACCGTCTACGGCCTTGGCGCTGATGCGGAAAACCCTGCAGCTATTGCGCGTATTTATACCGCTAAAGGCCGCCCACGCAATCATCCGGTGATTGTGCATCTGGCTCCCAATGCAGATCTTGCTTACTGGGTAAGCGGAGCGCTCCCACTGAGTGCTCGCGCGTTGATTGATGCATTTTGGCCTGGGCCGTTGACATTGATTCTGCCGCGTGCTGCCCATATCCCAGATGCGGTGAGTGGCGGCCAGGCGTCAATTGGGCTGCGCTGTCCTTCGCATCCAATTGCGCAGGCGCTGTTACGTGCTTTTCGCGGGCCAGGCGGCCTGCGCAGTGGCGGGCAGGGTGGGGTGGCGGCACCTTCCGCTAATCGCTTTGGCCGTGTCAGCCCAACGTGCGCCCAACATGTCTATGATGAATTTGGGGCGGCAATACCAGTACTCGATGGCGGGGCATGTGAGGTGGGTATTGAATCCACTATTTTAGATTTGTCGCGCGGTTTTCCCGCGCTGTTGCGCCCCGGGGAAATTAGCGCTGAGCAGCTGGCGGCCGTGTTGGGGGAGATGCCACAATTGCCAGTGCAACCCAATGAAGCACCAGCGAAAGAAGGAAAAAAAGCGCTGCTTCATGCCAGCAGCGGCGAGCGCGCGCCACGCGTATCAGGTACGTTACGTGCGCATTACGCACCGCGCATACCATTGGCTTTATTGACGGCAGATGAGATGATGCAAGCCCTTAGCCGCCGCCGTCACGGCGAATCTGTCGCGGTCGTGGCGCGTGCACGGTTAGCCGCGCGGTGTGCCGTGCAATGGGCGGAGTGTGCTGAAGTGCGTATCATTGCGGCCGCTGAAGAACCCCATGCCTATGCGCAAGAGTTATATAGCCTGCTGCGCACATTGGAAAATACTGACGCAGAGCGTATTTTGATCGAACAACTACCCGCCGAACCGGAGTGGGCGGCGCTTAATGATCGCCTGGGTCGGGCTGCGGCAGCCTTTAACTTGTCGGAATCATGA
- the dacB gene encoding D-alanyl-D-alanine carboxypeptidase/D-alanyl-D-alanine-endopeptidase, translating to MLALVCVGTIASMPCDVHARPPSTQPSITTSTTLPATVRAALRQAGVMPSSMSVVVERIGVVQPLLSVNARRAMIPASTMKLVTTFAGLSILGADFHWQTKAYIDGDLKKGELQGNLYIKGSGDPKLIPEELIDLVEQIRHAGVVSIEGDLVLDKSYFADSTRYVKWFDEKAGAPYNVGPDSLLYAFKSLTFTLTPQADGTMIIMATPALEQLHITNALQVTLNLCSGLPSAAAPFVLLEPDGSTRVAFAGEYPLACGTRVKSVALLDHSRFFARGFLALWRQSGGTFSGRVREGRNSIDAWPVGLHKGPVLAEIVQDINKFSNNPMADNLFLTIGAHSNKPPADVAKSVQAIKQWLRHTGLAMPELVMANGSGLSNQVRVSARSLAALLRVANQSPVAQAFVESLPIVGIDGTMRHRLRNTPLVGRARIKTGTLDQVRAIAGYVSAANGDSYIVVSMINDPRAPAAQAAHDALLEWVYQRRR from the coding sequence ATGCTTGCGTTAGTCTGCGTAGGCACAATTGCAAGTATGCCTTGCGATGTGCACGCGCGGCCACCCTCCACCCAACCCTCTATCACGACTTCTACAACATTGCCTGCTACCGTAAGGGCTGCTTTGCGTCAGGCCGGCGTGATGCCGTCTTCGATGAGCGTAGTGGTCGAGCGCATTGGAGTAGTTCAGCCGCTGCTCTCGGTTAACGCTAGGCGGGCGATGATTCCTGCCTCGACGATGAAGCTGGTGACCACTTTTGCCGGGCTCTCCATATTAGGTGCGGATTTTCACTGGCAGACGAAAGCCTATATTGATGGCGACCTTAAAAAGGGGGAGCTACAGGGCAATTTGTATATCAAAGGCAGTGGAGATCCCAAACTGATTCCCGAAGAGTTAATTGACCTTGTTGAGCAAATCCGTCATGCAGGGGTAGTCAGTATCGAGGGAGATTTGGTTCTTGATAAAAGTTACTTTGCCGACTCGACACGTTATGTCAAGTGGTTTGATGAGAAAGCGGGTGCGCCGTATAACGTTGGCCCTGATTCCTTATTATATGCTTTCAAGTCGTTGACCTTCACGCTCACGCCGCAAGCCGATGGGACAATGATCATTATGGCTACGCCGGCGCTTGAGCAATTACACATTACCAATGCTTTGCAAGTCACGCTCAATTTATGTTCCGGCCTGCCTAGCGCTGCTGCCCCATTTGTACTACTTGAGCCCGACGGTAGCACGCGTGTAGCGTTTGCCGGTGAATACCCATTGGCTTGTGGGACCCGCGTGAAAAGTGTCGCGCTGCTGGATCACAGCCGGTTTTTTGCGAGAGGTTTTCTTGCCTTATGGCGACAGTCAGGTGGGACCTTTAGCGGACGTGTGCGTGAAGGGCGGAACTCTATTGATGCATGGCCTGTTGGGCTTCATAAGGGGCCGGTGTTGGCTGAGATTGTGCAAGATATTAATAAGTTCTCAAATAACCCAATGGCGGATAACCTTTTTTTGACGATTGGTGCACACAGCAATAAACCACCGGCAGATGTCGCCAAATCAGTACAGGCGATTAAACAGTGGCTGCGCCACACCGGCCTGGCGATGCCTGAGCTGGTGATGGCTAATGGCTCCGGTTTATCGAATCAAGTGCGCGTCAGTGCGCGTTCGTTGGCGGCATTATTACGCGTCGCAAATCAAAGCCCAGTCGCGCAAGCTTTTGTTGAATCACTGCCGATTGTGGGCATTGACGGGACCATGCGCCATCGCTTGCGCAATACTCCGCTGGTTGGGCGGGCGCGGATCAAAACCGGTACGCTTGATCAGGTGCGCGCCATCGCCGGTTATGTGAGCGCCGCAAACGGTGATAGCTATATTGTTGTCAGTATGATTAATGATCCACGTGCCCCTGCTGCGCAGGCAGCTCATGATGCGCTCCTTGAATGGGTCTACCAAAGACGGCGCTAA
- a CDS encoding disulfide bond formation protein B, translating to MNPRFDWLRSPRLLLLSSLISVAFLSGAFYLQFVENEAPCPLCILQRYAYLCIALFALAGAIVRHRCLNLALHVLTLLATVSGIAAAARHIWVLKHPFFSCGFDVLRPLVDNLPLAWILPSAFTVSRLCEVPYAPILGLSLSAWSLIGYLSILILISISFFSSHRLGSAAKSSL from the coding sequence ATGAATCCAAGATTTGATTGGCTCCGTTCACCGCGTTTACTCCTGCTCAGCAGTCTAATCAGTGTCGCATTTTTGAGCGGCGCATTCTATCTTCAATTCGTTGAAAACGAAGCCCCGTGTCCATTATGCATCTTGCAACGCTATGCATATCTATGCATAGCGCTTTTTGCGCTAGCAGGAGCTATCGTACGCCATCGTTGCCTTAACTTGGCGCTACATGTACTCACGCTGCTTGCAACTGTCAGCGGTATTGCTGCCGCTGCGCGCCATATCTGGGTGCTTAAGCATCCATTCTTTAGCTGCGGTTTCGATGTTTTGCGCCCACTTGTCGATAACCTGCCCCTGGCCTGGATTTTACCATCAGCATTCACCGTCAGCCGTTTATGTGAAGTACCCTATGCGCCAATTCTTGGATTATCGCTCTCAGCATGGTCATTAATCGGCTATCTGTCGATCCTTATCTTGATTAGCATTAGCTTCTTTTCATCACATAGGCTTGGCAGCGCAGCAAAAAGCTCGTTATAA
- a CDS encoding DUF924 family protein, protein MNAKSEQSLEKAAQERAILAPDAREVLDFWFGAPGSAEYGGDRALWFSQSDEIDALIRSRFLAMHERAMAGQCDAWAMTPLGACALIVLLDQFSRNLYRGTARAFASDARALEVALTLLGSAEDRCLPTPYHRWFVYLPFEHDESVHGQRESVRLFEVLKSETGLSAPLIWARKHAEVITRFGRYPHRNAILGRVSSAEEEAFLREPGSSF, encoded by the coding sequence ATGAATGCTAAATCCGAGCAATCCCTTGAAAAAGCTGCACAAGAGCGTGCAATACTTGCGCCAGATGCGCGTGAGGTGCTTGATTTTTGGTTTGGGGCACCAGGCTCGGCAGAATATGGCGGTGACCGCGCCTTATGGTTTAGCCAATCTGATGAAATAGATGCGCTGATCCGCAGCCGATTTTTGGCCATGCATGAGAGAGCTATGGCTGGACAATGTGATGCCTGGGCAATGACGCCATTGGGAGCCTGTGCTTTGATCGTCTTGCTGGATCAATTCTCGCGCAATCTATATCGAGGCACAGCGCGCGCGTTCGCCTCTGATGCGCGTGCGCTTGAGGTCGCGCTGACGCTGCTTGGTAGCGCTGAAGATCGCTGTTTGCCCACACCTTATCACCGCTGGTTTGTGTATCTGCCGTTTGAGCATGATGAGTCTGTACATGGCCAGCGTGAGTCGGTGCGCTTGTTTGAGGTACTTAAGTCTGAAACAGGTCTAAGTGCTCCTCTAATCTGGGCGCGCAAGCACGCAGAGGTGATTACGCGATTTGGCCGTTATCCGCATCGGAATGCTATTTTGGGGCGAGTATCCAGTGCCGAAGAAGAGGCATTTCTACGCGAACCCGGTTCGTCTTTTTGA
- a CDS encoding DNA-3-methyladenine glycosylase 2 family protein gives MMKLNQQTMYERSVAKDQTYDGRFFTGVLTTGIYCLPSCPARKPKFDNVRFFASEAEAIAAGLRACKRCRPDLFARGMRWDEALYEGLIERVRAEPSAFKDVNSLAATAGIGITHLAELIRTHAHLTPAALLRQEQIAFACQRLIDSNERVIDLAHEAGFESEATFHRQFLATTAMTPGAYRALRESKSFLLQLPADFRAIDVLRYHGRDREGAFEQVCGQQISIPLRLNSLLVRLKLTLQTPGAWCEVEYDGAPSPQTMVKAHVIAMRMLGLYSDSASFEARANKQEHVRTLVANHRGLRIPLAPGAFEALVWAIIGQQINLAFAVQLRRALIKHAGDPVGTGGQYTHPSPERIAAMDPSELTALRYSRSKAEYLINAAQTICSGQLPLERLAQGSAQVADRTLRSLRGLGPWTTHYTLMRGLGLADCVPAGDSGLATGLQRLHQLPQRPSVEQMAALMAPFAPHRSLATCHVWASLATQA, from the coding sequence ATGATGAAATTAAATCAACAAACGATGTACGAGCGTAGTGTTGCCAAAGACCAAACTTATGACGGACGGTTTTTCACTGGGGTGCTCACCACCGGCATTTACTGTTTGCCATCATGCCCTGCGCGCAAACCTAAGTTTGACAATGTCCGCTTCTTTGCGAGTGAAGCGGAAGCGATTGCTGCGGGCTTACGCGCCTGCAAGCGGTGCCGCCCAGATCTTTTTGCACGTGGCATGCGTTGGGATGAGGCCTTATATGAAGGCTTAATCGAACGGGTGCGCGCTGAGCCTAGCGCATTTAAGGATGTGAATAGTCTCGCCGCGACCGCGGGCATTGGCATCACCCATTTAGCTGAACTCATCCGCACTCATGCTCATCTGACGCCGGCGGCGTTATTGCGCCAAGAGCAAATCGCTTTCGCTTGTCAACGTTTAATTGATTCAAATGAGCGGGTGATCGATCTTGCTCATGAAGCAGGTTTTGAGAGCGAGGCCACCTTCCATCGGCAGTTTCTGGCCACGACCGCAATGACACCAGGCGCCTATCGGGCTTTACGCGAGTCAAAGAGTTTTTTACTGCAACTACCGGCAGATTTTCGGGCAATTGATGTGCTCCGTTACCATGGACGAGATCGCGAGGGCGCCTTTGAACAAGTCTGCGGTCAACAGATCTCTATTCCGCTCAGACTCAACAGTCTATTAGTAAGGCTCAAACTCACCTTACAAACGCCAGGCGCCTGGTGCGAGGTTGAGTATGATGGCGCACCTTCGCCGCAAACTATGGTTAAAGCACATGTTATCGCTATGCGTATGTTAGGTTTATATAGTGATAGCGCCAGTTTTGAGGCGAGGGCGAATAAACAAGAACATGTGCGAACGCTCGTTGCGAATCACCGCGGCCTACGCATTCCTCTAGCGCCAGGCGCTTTTGAGGCGCTCGTATGGGCAATCATCGGACAGCAAATTAATCTAGCTTTCGCGGTACAACTACGGCGAGCTCTGATCAAACACGCAGGTGACCCAGTGGGCACAGGTGGCCAATATACTCATCCATCACCCGAGCGCATTGCTGCGATGGACCCCTCTGAATTAACCGCGTTACGTTATTCACGCTCTAAAGCAGAGTATTTGATTAATGCTGCGCAAACAATCTGCTCAGGGCAATTGCCATTAGAACGCTTAGCGCAAGGCTCGGCTCAAGTCGCAGACCGAACCCTACGCAGTCTACGCGGTCTGGGGCCATGGACCACGCACTACACTTTAATGCGTGGTTTAGGGTTAGCCGATTGCGTGCCAGCTGGCGACAGTGGTTTGGCGACAGGACTACAACGCCTGCATCAATTACCACAGAGGCCAAGCGTAGAGCAGATGGCAGCCCTAATGGCCCCTTTTGCCCCCCATCGCAGCCTCGCTACCTGCCATGTTTGGGCCAGCTTAGCGACTCAAGCATAA